A window of the Pseudomonas fluorescens genome harbors these coding sequences:
- a CDS encoding methyl-accepting chemotaxis protein, with protein sequence MAGGTNEQFNRTDQVATAMNEMSATAQEVARHAADAARAADDADQSAQQGEKVMQSTIHSITQMRGEIANTATVIRRLEADSGRIGKVLEVIRGIAEQTNLLALNAAIEAARAGEAGRGFAVVADEVRNLAQRTAESIIEINQIIHSVQTGAVDAAQAIDSGQTRSDESVEQVTQAGAMLERITHAVEAIRDMNRQIATAAEEQTSVAEDISRNLTEITSIASTNLDNVQRTESASQNLHGLSGQLNDVTARLSV encoded by the coding sequence ATGGCCGGCGGCACCAACGAGCAGTTCAACCGCACCGATCAGGTGGCCACGGCGATGAACGAAATGTCCGCCACCGCCCAGGAAGTCGCCCGTCACGCGGCCGACGCGGCGCGTGCTGCCGACGATGCCGACCAGTCCGCGCAACAGGGCGAGAAGGTCATGCAGAGCACCATCCACAGCATCACTCAGATGCGCGGCGAAATCGCCAACACCGCCACGGTCATCCGTCGTCTGGAAGCCGACAGCGGTCGCATCGGCAAGGTGCTGGAAGTGATTCGCGGGATCGCCGAGCAGACCAATCTGCTGGCGCTCAACGCCGCCATCGAAGCGGCCCGCGCCGGTGAAGCCGGGCGTGGTTTTGCGGTGGTCGCCGACGAAGTTCGCAACCTCGCGCAGCGTACGGCGGAGTCGATCATCGAGATCAACCAGATCATCCACAGCGTGCAGACCGGCGCGGTGGACGCGGCCCAGGCCATCGACAGCGGCCAGACCCGCAGCGATGAAAGCGTCGAGCAAGTGACCCAGGCCGGCGCCATGCTCGAGCGCATCACCCATGCGGTGGAAGCGATCCGCGACATGAACCGTCAGATCGCCACCGCCGCCGAGGAACAGACCTCGGTCGCCGAAGACATCTCGCGCAACCTGACCGAGATCACCTCGATCGCCAGCACCAACCTCGACAACGTGCAGCGCACCGAAAGCGCCAGCCAGAACCTGCACGGCCTGTCCGGCCAACTGAACGATGTCACCGCTCGCCTGAGCGTCTGA
- a CDS encoding transporter, translated as MNHSLDISHRDPDLFGLLYGFRFRPGERGREVDSATALRCLQDDSEGDEFLWLHLNLAHAACERWMKSHLQLPEEFFEALHEGSRSTRIEHVDSALLAVVNDVVFNLSSMVSSDVSTLWVCVRSKLIVSARLQPLHSVDKLRSSVKSGECFRSPLELLVHLLRDQGEVLTQIVRKTSMSVDQVEDELLSSRLSTNRAELGANRRVLVRLQRLLALEPGSLLRLLNRPPPWLQKEDVKELRKSTEEFALIINDLTALGERIKLLQEEIAANLNEQSNRTLFTLTVVTVLALPINIIAGFFGMNVGGVPLATDPEGFWILVALVATFTVIAGRWAFRKRRDY; from the coding sequence ATGAACCACAGCCTCGATATCAGTCATCGTGATCCTGACCTGTTCGGCCTGCTTTACGGCTTTCGCTTTCGCCCCGGCGAACGCGGGCGCGAGGTGGATTCGGCGACCGCCCTGCGCTGCCTGCAAGACGACAGCGAGGGCGATGAATTTCTCTGGCTGCACCTGAACCTGGCCCACGCCGCGTGCGAGCGCTGGATGAAAAGCCATCTGCAATTGCCCGAAGAGTTTTTCGAAGCGCTGCACGAAGGTTCGCGTTCGACCCGCATCGAGCATGTCGATTCGGCGTTGCTGGCGGTGGTCAACGACGTGGTGTTCAATCTCAGCAGCATGGTGTCGTCGGACGTGTCGACGCTGTGGGTCTGCGTGCGCAGCAAACTGATCGTCAGTGCGCGCCTGCAACCGCTGCACTCGGTGGACAAGCTGCGTTCTTCGGTGAAGTCCGGCGAGTGCTTTCGTTCGCCGCTGGAACTGCTGGTGCATCTGCTGCGCGATCAGGGTGAAGTGCTGACGCAGATCGTGCGCAAGACCAGCATGAGCGTCGATCAGGTCGAAGACGAATTGCTGTCCTCGCGGCTGTCGACCAACCGTGCCGAACTCGGCGCCAACCGGCGGGTGCTGGTACGCCTGCAACGGCTGCTGGCGCTGGAGCCGGGCTCGCTGCTGCGCCTGCTCAACCGGCCACCGCCCTGGTTGCAGAAGGAGGACGTGAAGGAGCTGCGCAAATCCACCGAGGAGTTCGCGCTGATCATCAACGACCTCACGGCCCTCGGCGAACGGATCAAGCTGTTGCAGGAAGAGATCGCCGCCAACCTCAACGAGCAGAGCAACCGCACGCTTTTCACCCTGACCGTGGTCACGGTGCTGGCGTTGCCGATCAACATCATTGCCGGTTTCTTCGGCATGAACGTCGGCGGTGTGCCGCTGGCTACCGATCCGGAAGGGTTCTGGATTCTGGTGGCGCTGGTGGCGACGTTCACCGTGATTGCCGGGCGCTGGGCGTTTCGCAAACGGCGGGATTATTAA
- a CDS encoding inorganic phosphate transporter, with protein sequence MATPSLTASPASAASGRPALDKKTGPFTYVVFFAVLAMGLLFTAYSLMHDMHELGTVVTTWTPFLLLGVALLIALGFEFVNGFHDTANAVATVIYTHSLPPHFAVVWSGFFNFLGVLLSSGAVAFGIIALLPVELILQVGSSAGFAMIFALLIAAILWNLGTWWLGLPASSSHTLIGSIIGVGVANALMHGRDGTSGVDWAQATKIGYALLLSPLVGFGCAALLLLALRAFVKNRSLYKAPEGNTPPPWWIRGLLIATCTGVSFAHGSNDGQKGMGLIMLILVGTLPMAYALNRTMPEEQSLQFAAVAQVTQQALVNSAPLPAPADPRAVLSDYVRSKEATPQLIPALASLTGHIGEEVKGYGSLAKVPAEAMGNVRNDMYLASETIRLMDKNKVGTFDADTSGKLQLFKQQIDNATRFIPLWVKIAVAIALGLGTMVGWKRIVVTVGEKIGKTHLTYAQGASAETVAMLTIGAADMFGLPVSTTHVLSSGVAGTMVANGGGLQMKTIRNLLMAWVLTLPAAILLSGSLYWLFTQIF encoded by the coding sequence ATGGCTACTCCCTCCCTGACCGCCAGCCCGGCCTCTGCTGCCAGTGGCAGGCCGGCCCTCGACAAGAAAACCGGCCCGTTCACCTACGTGGTGTTTTTTGCGGTGCTGGCGATGGGGCTGCTGTTCACCGCCTACAGCCTGATGCACGACATGCACGAACTCGGCACGGTGGTCACCACCTGGACCCCGTTCCTGCTGCTCGGCGTGGCGCTGTTGATTGCGCTGGGCTTCGAGTTCGTCAACGGTTTCCACGACACCGCCAACGCCGTGGCGACGGTGATCTACACCCATTCGCTGCCGCCGCATTTTGCGGTGGTCTGGTCGGGGTTCTTCAACTTCCTCGGGGTGCTGCTGTCGAGCGGCGCGGTGGCATTCGGCATCATCGCGCTGCTGCCGGTGGAGCTGATTCTGCAAGTCGGCTCATCCGCCGGTTTCGCGATGATCTTCGCCCTGCTGATCGCGGCGATCCTGTGGAACCTCGGCACCTGGTGGCTGGGCCTTCCGGCTTCGTCGTCGCACACGCTGATCGGTTCGATCATCGGCGTCGGCGTGGCGAATGCCCTGATGCACGGTCGTGACGGCACCAGCGGCGTGGATTGGGCCCAAGCGACCAAGATCGGTTACGCGCTGCTGCTATCGCCGCTGGTGGGCTTCGGTTGCGCGGCGCTGTTGCTGCTGGCGCTGCGCGCGTTCGTGAAGAACCGTTCGCTGTACAAGGCACCGGAAGGCAACACCCCGCCGCCGTGGTGGATTCGCGGTCTGCTGATTGCGACCTGCACCGGCGTGTCCTTCGCCCACGGTTCCAACGACGGCCAGAAAGGCATGGGCCTGATCATGCTGATTCTGGTCGGCACCCTGCCGATGGCTTATGCGTTGAACCGCACCATGCCGGAAGAACAGTCGCTGCAATTCGCCGCCGTCGCCCAAGTGACCCAGCAAGCACTGGTGAACAGTGCGCCTCTGCCGGCACCGGCCGATCCGCGCGCTGTGCTCTCCGACTACGTGCGCAGCAAGGAAGCCACGCCGCAGCTGATCCCAGCCCTCGCCTCCCTGACCGGACACATCGGTGAAGAAGTCAAAGGCTACGGCTCGCTGGCGAAAGTGCCGGCCGAGGCCATGGGCAACGTGCGTAACGACATGTACCTGGCCAGCGAAACCATTCGCCTGATGGACAAGAACAAGGTCGGCACCTTCGACGCCGACACCAGCGGCAAGCTGCAACTGTTCAAGCAGCAGATCGACAACGCCACGCGGTTCATTCCGTTGTGGGTGAAGATTGCCGTGGCGATTGCCTTGGGGCTGGGCACCATGGTCGGCTGGAAGCGGATCGTGGTCACGGTCGGCGAGAAGATCGGCAAGACCCACCTGACCTACGCTCAAGGTGCGTCGGCTGAAACCGTGGCGATGCTGACCATCGGCGCCGCCGACATGTTCGGTCTGCCGGTGTCGACCACTCATGTGTTGTCCTCGGGCGTGGCCGGGACCATGGTCGCCAACGGTGGCGGTTTGCAGATGAAGACCATCCGCAATCTGCTGATGGCGTGGGTGCTGACCTTGCCGGCGGCGATTCTGCTGTCGGGCAGTCTGTATTGGTTGTTTACCCAGATTTTCTGA
- a CDS encoding LysR family transcriptional regulator codes for MNKLELLRTFVRVSELSSFTMAGESLGLPRSTVSEQVQALESLLGTRLLQRTTRKVQATQDGLALYERSKDLLSHMDEIENLFRQDEASLTGRIRVDMPNILSRRLIMPKLPEFMARHPNLELEISSTDRRVDLLAEGFDCVVRIGAQPDQSVVARHLGDFSMINCASPAYLERYGVPQTVEDLAQHRLVHYVGVLGSRSEGFVYEQDGQVHRVPMAGSVTVNSTDAYESACLGGFGLIQVPRTGMNTYLDTGEVVTVLPQYTAPAMGISLLYARQRHLPLRVRVFMDWLGDLIRSTL; via the coding sequence ATGAACAAACTGGAACTGCTGCGCACCTTCGTCCGGGTCAGCGAATTGTCGAGTTTCACGATGGCGGGGGAGAGTCTGGGGTTGCCGCGCTCGACGGTGTCCGAGCAGGTGCAGGCGCTGGAAAGCCTGCTCGGCACGCGTCTGTTGCAACGCACCACGCGCAAGGTCCAGGCGACTCAGGACGGCCTCGCGTTGTACGAGCGGAGCAAGGATCTACTGTCGCACATGGACGAAATCGAGAACCTGTTTCGTCAGGACGAAGCGTCGCTGACCGGGCGGATCCGGGTCGATATGCCGAACATTCTGTCGCGACGGTTGATCATGCCGAAGCTGCCGGAATTCATGGCGCGCCATCCGAACCTGGAGCTGGAAATCAGCAGCACCGATCGCCGGGTCGACCTGCTCGCCGAAGGTTTCGATTGCGTGGTGCGCATCGGCGCGCAGCCGGATCAGTCGGTGGTGGCGCGGCATCTGGGGGATTTCAGCATGATCAACTGCGCCAGTCCCGCGTATCTGGAGCGCTATGGCGTACCGCAGACAGTGGAAGATCTGGCGCAGCATCGGTTGGTGCATTACGTCGGTGTGCTGGGTTCGCGTTCGGAAGGGTTTGTCTACGAGCAGGACGGGCAGGTTCACCGGGTGCCAATGGCCGGCAGCGTGACGGTCAACAGCACCGATGCCTACGAGTCGGCGTGCCTGGGGGGATTCGGTCTGATCCAGGTGCCGCGTACCGGCATGAATACTTATCTGGATACCGGCGAGGTGGTGACGGTGCTGCCGCAATACACCGCGCCGGCGATGGGCATTTCACTGTTGTACGCGAGGCAGCGACATCTGCCGTTGCGGGTGCGGGTGTTCATGGACTGGCTGGGGGATTTGATTCGTTCGACGCTTTGA
- a CDS encoding SDR family NAD(P)-dependent oxidoreductase: MNRKIALITGASRGLGKNAALHLAAQGVDIIGTYNSRADEAQALVQELETLGAKAVMLQLDVGRSEGFADFAGRVEQALQQLERPRFDFLINNAGIGVHASFADTTPEQFDLLMNIQLKGPFFLTQQLLPLIHDGGRIINISSGLARFTLPGYAAYAAMKGAMEVLTRYQAKELGARQIAVNILAPGAIETDFGGGAVRDNSALNAMVASNTALGRAGQPDDIGGALALLLSPGAQWINGQRIEASGGMFL; this comes from the coding sequence ATGAACCGCAAAATCGCATTGATCACCGGTGCCAGCCGTGGCCTCGGCAAGAACGCCGCCCTGCACCTCGCCGCGCAAGGCGTGGACATTATCGGCACCTACAACAGCCGCGCCGATGAAGCCCAGGCGCTGGTGCAGGAATTGGAAACACTCGGCGCCAAAGCCGTGATGCTGCAACTGGATGTCGGCCGCAGCGAAGGCTTTGCCGATTTCGCCGGACGGGTCGAGCAGGCGCTGCAACAGCTTGAGCGTCCGCGCTTCGATTTCCTGATCAACAACGCCGGGATTGGTGTGCATGCGTCCTTCGCCGACACCACGCCGGAACAGTTCGACCTGCTGATGAACATACAGTTGAAAGGACCGTTTTTCCTGACTCAGCAACTGCTGCCGCTGATCCACGATGGCGGGCGAATCATCAACATCTCCAGCGGACTGGCCCGTTTCACCCTGCCGGGTTACGCGGCTTACGCGGCGATGAAAGGCGCGATGGAAGTGCTGACCCGTTATCAGGCCAAGGAGTTGGGCGCGCGGCAGATCGCGGTGAATATCCTGGCACCGGGCGCCATCGAAACCGACTTCGGCGGCGGCGCGGTGCGCGACAATTCGGCGCTGAACGCGATGGTCGCCAGCAACACCGCGCTGGGCCGTGCCGGGCAGCCGGATGACATTGGTGGTGCGCTGGCATTGTTGCTGTCGCCGGGGGCGCAGTGGATCAATGGTCAGCGTATTGAAGCGTCGGGCGGGATGTTTCTCTAA
- a CDS encoding multidrug/biocide efflux PACE transporter, translating into MTANKSITERIFQAIGFELLAILICTPLLAWIMGKPLVEMGAVTIAIAMLALGWNVVFNGFFDRMLKRWNIPHNAWVRVAHALLFEGGLIVMGVPLIAWWLSVSLWQAFLLDIGVLLFFLPYTYVYHWGYDVVRERLVMRSVCQN; encoded by the coding sequence ATGACTGCCAACAAATCCATCACTGAACGTATCTTCCAGGCCATCGGTTTCGAACTGCTGGCGATCCTGATCTGCACGCCGTTGCTGGCGTGGATCATGGGCAAACCGCTGGTCGAAATGGGCGCCGTCACGATCGCCATCGCGATGTTGGCCCTGGGCTGGAACGTGGTGTTCAACGGCTTCTTCGACCGCATGCTCAAACGCTGGAACATCCCCCACAACGCCTGGGTGCGAGTGGCGCACGCGCTGCTGTTCGAGGGCGGGTTGATCGTGATGGGCGTGCCGCTGATTGCCTGGTGGCTGTCGGTCAGTCTGTGGCAGGCGTTCCTGCTCGACATCGGCGTGCTGCTGTTCTTTCTGCCGTACACCTACGTCTACCACTGGGGTTATGACGTGGTGCGCGAGCGATTGGTGATGCGCAGCGTCTGCCAGAACTGA